A region of the Psychrilyobacter piezotolerans genome:
TTCCTCATATGTTATGTCTATTGCATCTTGTGTTTTTACCATTTCTGAAACTATATATTTTAATAGTGCTTCTAATTTTTCCATTTTTTCCTCCTTTATATCACTCTTTCCTCTCAAGGAGGAAGAGTTAACTTCTTATTTTTTCCACCAATTCTTTACCGACTCTTTTTGGGACCCCGTCACCATCTACAAAGATATTTGTGGTGTTTCCAATCCCAAAGAGAGTCTGCATATCACTATCATAAAATTCATACCTGAATTTCACTTTAATTCTGTTTATATCCATTAAGATAGTTTTTATCTTTATCTCCATATCGTATTCTATGGCCTTTAAAAATTTTATATCTATATCTGAGACCGGAAGAAATATCCCCTCTGCTTCCAAAGATTTATAGGAGAGGTTTTTATCTCTGATAAATTCAGTTCTTCCTTTTTCCATCCAGATAACATAGTTGGAGTGATATACCCGTCCCATCTGGTCGGTTTCATTGTAGTAAACTCTGTGATCTATCGTATGACAACTTTTTTCCATTATTGCCTCCTATAAAACGCCCTTCCAAGGTCCCTCATAGGTTATCTTAGCATATACTCCGCTTGCATCTAAATCTTCTACAACACCTCTTACTTCATCAGCGTAGAATTCAGTAGATATAATCTTTATCGTTCCTAACTTAGCATCTAAAGTTCTGACTATTCCCAGCCCTTCATAGGCTTCCATT
Encoded here:
- a CDS encoding acyl-CoA thioesterase, whose amino-acid sequence is MEKSCHTIDHRVYYNETDQMGRVYHSNYVIWMEKGRTEFIRDKNLSYKSLEAEGIFLPVSDIDIKFLKAIEYDMEIKIKTILMDINRIKVKFRYEFYDSDMQTLFGIGNTTNIFVDGDGVPKRVGKELVEKIRS
- a CDS encoding DUF4911 domain-containing protein, coding for MMRSYEFFIQTERKHIDFINKVMEAYEGLGIVRTLDAKLGTIKIISTEFYADEVRGVVEDLDASGVYAKITYEGPWKGVL